From a region of the Candidatus Eisenbacteria bacterium genome:
- the accC gene encoding acetyl-CoA carboxylase biotin carboxylase subunit — protein MFRKILVANRGEIALRIIRAARELGIETVAVFSEADRDSLHVRLADEAVCIGPPPSSASYLHIPRIISAAEVTAAEAIHPGYGFLSENAHFAEVCESCHIRFIGPTSEMIRAMGDKAVARKTVALAGVPVTPGSEGILSSADDAVAVAQKLGFPVIIKASAGGGGKGMRIATDEASLRNGVLTAQAEAEANFGSGEVYLERYIERPRHIEFQIFGDRQGNVVHLGERECSIQRRHQKLIEESPSVALTPELRKRMGAAAIKGARAIRYEGAGTIEFLLGPTGEFYFMEMNTRIQVEHPVTEEVTRLDLIKAQIAVAAGEPLPWKQEEIKIDGHAIECRINAERPEQNFQPSPGTVRYFHGPGGPGVRVDSHLYSGYVVPSYYDSMVAKIICWGRDRDEALARMRRALQETVVEGIDTTLSFHLQILADEKFRRGEIHTGYLDEFFAARKQAA, from the coding sequence ATGTTCCGGAAGATTCTGGTCGCGAATCGCGGCGAGATCGCGCTCCGGATCATCCGGGCCGCCCGCGAGCTCGGGATCGAGACGGTCGCCGTGTTCTCGGAGGCCGATCGCGACTCCCTCCACGTGCGCCTCGCCGACGAGGCGGTCTGCATCGGGCCGCCCCCGTCGTCGGCGAGCTACCTCCACATCCCGCGGATCATCAGCGCGGCCGAGGTGACGGCCGCCGAGGCGATCCACCCAGGCTACGGGTTCCTCTCCGAGAACGCCCACTTCGCCGAGGTGTGCGAGTCGTGCCACATCCGATTCATCGGTCCCACCTCCGAGATGATCCGCGCGATGGGGGACAAAGCGGTCGCCAGGAAAACCGTGGCCTTAGCCGGCGTCCCCGTCACCCCCGGGAGCGAAGGGATCCTCTCCTCGGCGGATGACGCCGTCGCCGTCGCCCAGAAGCTCGGCTTCCCCGTGATCATCAAGGCCTCCGCGGGCGGCGGCGGGAAGGGGATGCGCATCGCCACCGATGAGGCATCGCTCCGAAACGGGGTTCTCACCGCGCAGGCCGAAGCGGAGGCGAATTTCGGCTCGGGCGAGGTCTACCTCGAGCGGTACATCGAGCGCCCTCGCCACATCGAGTTCCAGATCTTCGGCGACCGGCAGGGGAACGTGGTTCACCTGGGCGAGCGCGAGTGCTCGATCCAGCGGCGCCACCAGAAGCTGATCGAGGAGTCGCCGAGCGTGGCGCTCACCCCGGAGCTCCGGAAGCGGATGGGGGCCGCCGCGATCAAAGGGGCGCGCGCGATCCGGTACGAAGGCGCCGGCACGATCGAGTTCCTCCTGGGACCGACGGGCGAGTTCTATTTCATGGAGATGAACACGCGGATCCAGGTGGAGCATCCGGTCACCGAGGAAGTGACGCGCCTGGATCTGATCAAAGCCCAGATCGCCGTTGCCGCCGGAGAGCCGCTCCCCTGGAAGCAGGAGGAGATAAAGATCGACGGCCACGCGATCGAGTGCCGCATCAACGCGGAGCGCCCCGAGCAGAACTTCCAGCCGTCGCCGGGCACCGTCCGATATTTCCACGGCCCCGGCGGACCCGGCGTTCGGGTCGACAGCCACCTCTACTCGGGGTACGTCGTTCCCTCGTACTACGACTCGATGGTCGCGAAGATCATCTGTTGGGGTCGCGATCGCGACGAGGCGCTCGCCCGGATGCGCCGCGCGCTCCAGGAGACGGTCGTCGAAGGGATCGACACGACCCTCTCGTTCCACCTCCAGATCCTGGCCGACGAGAAGTTCCGCCGGGGCGAAATCCACACAGGCTACCTGGACGAGTTCTTCGCGGCCCGGAAGCAGGCCGCGTGA
- a CDS encoding 2-phosphosulfolactate phosphatase, producing the protein MNRIDLYFTPPEAERASIDGRQIVIIDVLRSCTSIAVALSNGASRVIPVESVEEAARLASSLGATSPLLCGERDGRKVSGFDLGNSPREYARERVEGATLIFASTNASSLMAGLLEGREQLLLAYVNVGAVADAVRRRGEDLVVVCAGKTNRFALEDAACAGALIRRLEAAGEAVALNDAAETAREYDRAHGHDPEGILSRSEHGRDLIEMGFGDDLPVCARIDSVPVVPHLREGRITALSSAPSRPS; encoded by the coding sequence TTGAACCGGATCGATCTCTACTTCACCCCGCCGGAAGCCGAGCGCGCGTCGATCGACGGGCGTCAGATCGTCATCATCGATGTACTCCGGAGCTGCACGTCGATCGCGGTCGCCCTCTCGAACGGCGCTTCCAGGGTCATTCCGGTGGAGTCGGTGGAGGAGGCGGCCCGGCTCGCCTCGTCCCTGGGCGCCACGTCCCCCCTCCTCTGCGGCGAGCGGGACGGGCGAAAGGTGAGCGGCTTCGATCTCGGGAACTCGCCCCGCGAGTACGCGCGGGAGCGCGTCGAGGGAGCCACGTTGATCTTCGCGTCGACCAACGCGAGCTCGCTGATGGCCGGCCTCCTGGAAGGGCGGGAGCAGTTGCTCCTCGCCTACGTCAACGTCGGCGCCGTGGCGGACGCGGTGCGCCGTCGCGGCGAGGACCTGGTCGTCGTCTGCGCAGGGAAGACCAACCGCTTCGCGCTGGAGGATGCAGCCTGCGCCGGCGCGCTGATCCGACGGTTGGAGGCCGCGGGAGAGGCCGTCGCCTTGAACGACGCCGCCGAGACGGCGCGGGAGTACGACCGCGCGCACGGCCACGACCCGGAGGGGATTCTGAGCCGCAGCGAGCACGGGCGAGATCTGATCGAGATGGGGTTCGGGGACGATCTACCCGTCTGCGCCAGGATCGACAGCGTGCCGGTCGTTCCCCACCTTCGCGAGGGGCGGATCACCGCCCTGTCATCCGCCCCGTCTCGCCCTTCGTAA
- a CDS encoding YjgP/YjgQ family permease, with the protein MAPERAPGVLLRGRPRERARTAEPIAVRLSGHGGHHPDAPAGGGRAGAPRPEPRGRGSEEVLDSGRLRGLRARRRPARNPRAKKRNLRGVSLDPLLHLLLPLPRGRRGAGRSAPPRAVGRHVDAESRDRGHRHPAHAPGGGDHPPAAAKAAPAAGRPFVRILDRYLLREQLISLLAALVFFVSVFIIIDVFEKLDTYLDNRVPVHLVATYYAVSVPGIIIQVLPMAMLLSCLVALGQIGRHNELTAMQAAGIGIGRIALPLWALALAVSTLVFLTNEVALPHLNARKLQIYRVNIKKQSPEGATVRTNLAYLGREGRTFLIKTYAIPTMEMREVVIQEISQHTLTGRIDAETARWENGRWVFRRGFVRRFDREGEHAAQFNELVIPGLLETPDDFAKAEEDPRALSYWELRDYIARLKQSGSRVQKYLVELYLKVAFPLTNLIVVVIGTALALRVRRGGLAVSFGLSVFISFVYYAFIRLGQALGHNGQLPPVVAAWIGNFFFGALAVELLRRARRGG; encoded by the coding sequence GTGGCTCCGGAACGCGCTCCGGGCGTTCTCCTCCGTGGACGTCCGCGAGAGCGCGCCCGGACCGCTGAGCCCATCGCGGTTCGTCTCTCCGGTCACGGCGGACATCATCCAGATGCGCCAGCTGGAGGTGGACGCGCTGGAGCGCCGCGCCCAGAGCCTCGAGGTCGAGGTTCAGAAGAAGTTCTCGATTCCGGCCGCCTGCGTGGTCTTCGTGCTCGTCGGCGCCCCGCTCGGAATCCGCGCGCGAAAAAGCGGAATCTCCGTGGCGTTTCTCTCGATCCTCTTCTTCATCTTCTACTACCTCTGCCTCGCGGGAGGCGAGGAGCTGGCCGATCGGCGCCTCCTCGCGCCGTGGGTCGCCATGTGGACGCCGAATCTCGTGATCGGGGCCATCGGCATCCTGCTCACGCTCCAGGCGGCGGAGATCATCCGCCGGCCGCGGCGAAAGCCGCGCCCGCGGCGGGCCGTCCCTTCGTGAGGATTCTGGACCGCTACCTCCTTCGCGAGCAGCTCATCTCCCTCCTCGCCGCGCTCGTCTTCTTCGTCTCGGTCTTCATCATCATCGACGTGTTCGAGAAGCTCGACACCTACCTCGACAACCGGGTGCCGGTGCATCTCGTGGCGACGTACTACGCCGTCTCCGTTCCCGGCATCATCATCCAGGTCCTTCCGATGGCGATGCTCCTCTCCTGCCTCGTGGCGCTGGGACAGATCGGCCGCCACAACGAGCTGACCGCGATGCAGGCCGCGGGGATCGGCATCGGAAGGATCGCGCTCCCCCTCTGGGCGCTCGCCCTGGCCGTGAGCACGCTCGTCTTCCTCACGAACGAGGTCGCCCTCCCGCACCTGAACGCGCGCAAGCTCCAGATCTACCGCGTGAATATCAAGAAGCAGAGCCCCGAAGGGGCCACGGTCCGCACCAATCTGGCCTACCTGGGGCGGGAGGGGCGCACGTTCCTCATCAAGACGTACGCCATCCCCACGATGGAGATGCGCGAGGTCGTCATCCAGGAGATCAGCCAGCACACGTTGACGGGGCGGATCGACGCCGAGACGGCGCGATGGGAGAACGGGCGATGGGTCTTCCGGCGCGGCTTCGTGCGCCGCTTCGACCGTGAGGGAGAGCACGCGGCCCAATTCAACGAGCTCGTGATCCCCGGCCTCCTCGAGACCCCGGACGATTTCGCGAAGGCCGAGGAGGATCCGCGGGCCCTCTCGTACTGGGAGCTGCGCGATTACATCGCGAGGTTGAAGCAGAGCGGGAGCCGGGTGCAGAAGTACCTGGTCGAGCTCTACCTCAAGGTGGCGTTCCCGCTGACGAACCTGATCGTGGTCGTGATCGGAACCGCGCTGGCGCTCCGCGTGCGCCGCGGCGGGCTGGCCGTGAGCTTCGGGCTCTCGGTCTTCATCAGCTTCGTCTACTACGCCTTCATCCGATTGGGGCAGGCGCTGGGCCACAACGGGCAGCTCCCGCCGGTCGTTGCGGCATGGATCGGCAACTTCTTCTTCGGCGCGCTGGCGGTGGAGCTTTTACGAAGGGCGAGACGGGGCGGATGA
- a CDS encoding YjgP/YjgQ family permease, with product MRILERYVLREHVFPFLIGFSIVIFLLSLDFLFDLVDLAIGKGVSAGIVLEMFVLSLGYMVALAFPCSVLIASLATFGRLSQDNEIAAMRANGVNLLRIVGAPLLAASVLAGLLVLFNNHVLPESNHALANLMADVGRKRPTAQITEGVFIDGFVGYSIFVEKVNDRTNEIRGVKIYQLNSGARPTTILADWGVIHNSPDGRVMSLELHDGEIHEVPPNDAERTYRRLMFKTHVINIRTDGGDLERRDRETRGDREMSLGMMEDHIHKLRQDLGDAARRRDEVLHAAGFKDYDSFVNAVVPHRAPSGIRAWLRNALRAFSSVDVRESAPGPLSPSRFVSPVTADIIQMRQLEVDALERRAQSLEVEVQKKFSIPAACVVFVLVGAPLGIRARKSGISVAFLSILFFIFYYLCLAGGEELADRRLLAPWVAMWTPNLVIGAIGILLTLQAAEIIRRPRRKPRPRRAVPS from the coding sequence ATGAGAATACTCGAACGCTACGTTCTCCGAGAACACGTCTTCCCGTTCCTCATCGGGTTCAGCATCGTTATTTTCCTGCTCAGCCTGGACTTCCTGTTCGATCTGGTCGACCTGGCGATCGGAAAAGGGGTGAGCGCGGGCATCGTCCTGGAGATGTTCGTCCTCTCGCTCGGCTACATGGTCGCTCTGGCGTTTCCCTGCTCGGTCCTGATCGCCAGCCTGGCCACGTTCGGCAGGCTCTCCCAAGATAATGAGATCGCGGCCATGCGGGCAAACGGGGTCAACCTGCTCCGCATCGTCGGGGCCCCGCTCCTGGCGGCCAGCGTCCTGGCCGGTCTCCTCGTCCTCTTCAACAACCACGTCCTCCCCGAGTCGAACCACGCGCTCGCGAACCTGATGGCCGACGTCGGACGAAAGCGCCCCACGGCGCAGATCACGGAGGGCGTTTTCATCGACGGATTCGTCGGCTACAGCATCTTCGTCGAGAAGGTGAACGACCGGACCAACGAGATCCGCGGCGTCAAGATCTACCAGCTCAATTCGGGCGCCCGGCCGACCACAATTCTCGCCGACTGGGGCGTCATCCACAACTCGCCCGACGGCCGGGTGATGTCGCTGGAGCTCCACGACGGCGAGATCCACGAAGTCCCCCCGAACGACGCGGAGCGGACCTACCGCCGCCTCATGTTCAAGACGCATGTCATTAATATTCGGACAGATGGGGGGGATCTGGAGCGGCGGGACCGGGAGACCCGGGGCGACCGGGAGATGAGCCTGGGGATGATGGAGGACCATATCCACAAGCTCCGGCAGGACTTGGGCGACGCGGCGAGGCGCCGCGACGAGGTCCTGCACGCGGCCGGATTCAAGGATTACGACTCGTTCGTGAATGCGGTCGTCCCCCACCGCGCCCCCAGCGGCATCCGGGCGTGGCTCCGGAACGCGCTCCGGGCGTTCTCCTCCGTGGACGTCCGCGAGAGCGCGCCCGGACCGCTGAGCCCATCGCGGTTCGTCTCTCCGGTCACGGCGGACATCATCCAGATGCGCCAGCTGGAGGTGGACGCGCTGGAGCGCCGCGCCCAGAGCCTCGAGGTCGAGGTTCAGAAGAAGTTCTCGATTCCGGCCGCCTGCGTGGTCTTCGTGCTCGTCGGCGCCCCGCTCGGAATCCGCGCGCGAAAAAGCGGAATCTCCGTGGCGTTTCTCTCGATCCTCTTCTTCATCTTCTACTACCTCTGCCTCGCGGGAGGCGAGGAGCTGGCCGATCGGCGCCTCCTCGCGCCGTGGGTCGCCATGTGGACGCCGAATCTCGTGATCGGGGCCATCGGCATCCTGCTCACGCTCCAGGCGGCGGAGATCATCCGCCGGCCGCGGCGAAAGCCGCGCCCGCGGCGGGCCGTCCCTTCGTGA
- the sprA gene encoding cell surface protein SprA, producing the protein MRQRLRLCLLILLCLGSQIWGAAEAAPMRFRAMPDPTAQLTSIPSDDASSSLPPGWGFHPISPTGMYPTGQGDIDVSINPVTGKILESYREGDVEVREPLVITSEEYNQILSGRTVRRLWNDKTRQTRSVARGQGRGGSLFRVELPVQFPKLIRSIVGDGAPNIEVSGSESITLSGTSDWVPGHAVQTERKKQSGFPSLEMKQELNVNLTGSIGDKIKVDGDQSSNVQTSVDNKVKLRYEGDENDMVRSVELGNTNLSVEGASFRQEGLFGVKTVMKMGNVDLTTIASKQQGKTETARFTPSGDSKKVQIRDLDYIHRTYFLIADKPVKIAPGSIRLYKDDYVNTPGEPEGLARLDPTATPDSASNPEIPGHFTLLSPDDAYTVEYPWVLPSGARVGFAIPVIHLKFQLGLTEVLAVAYSDESSGTPVSVGTTTTAEYSSEDLAHRKGPNQLLLKMLKPRFDDLQDDSTGYVAKTPWYPALRYELRNYYDLGGRDISLSTMNLTIRRLQSGLATDPETATDPRTQADVKLIEVLGLDQRGKAGSSNPDLPDGRVDDQFIDPANGIIFFPDLHPFAPDSSPPDSTVPCGSGYGGFNCLDNFNRNFLAGATANRKVYYTKNPDAFQDTRYYIEAEYKSSQQGFFLGRFDILENSEQVKVDGIPKVRGTDYSIDYQTGQLTFISPPKPDQTITVDFSFSPGFGTTQLTLLGASASYVPGPNLSVTSSVLFDSRGAQEKNPKLGEEPAKSIIGDLSSVVTFKPVWMTALANAIPGVRTTTPSTLNIQGHAAMSVPNPNTAGEAYVDDMEGNRESNTASISRTQWFWSSTPLDATGQPLFANDVSQHARIAWYNPPSTLTDNNPSKIKERDLKPVLKNEEGGDAIHHVLEMTVTPPTNQTGVTSTNWTGITQSLGAVGQDFSKLRYVEIWINDFTPVHDTTQAKLHIDFGRVSEDAFWEPNKGPDGVIETEDKNGDGKLDRSPTDEDTGIDGVPDELETGPNGTDHWDPVTNKDPNGDDYAYSLDRPDDYSRINYTEKSSVNDPNGRPDTEDLNHDGFGDFGNDYFEATLDLADTAYVAIDVPKDYANDPKVIGTIKPYNGWRLFRIPLSAVAFNRVGSPSWGSIQHLRLWVDGLRATPFKLQVGGIELVGNRWLVQAISPDAASRGVELGVGVRNNKDDADLYQSPYQVGNAVGGTAQRREQSMALRYAGLAAGDTVLAFKTSSQDRSGLGWTQYSQIRFWVHGETGVEAQNLRAVARFGADTVNYYEYSVPVHSGWQNVIIPMERLSGLKEAGRAQVKVDSLTAASTGEFYTVVGNPSFTRIYRTSFGVDRHGGTGTEQGEVWVNDLRLSGVHRDRGTRGDVTVQANFADVLAMNITHESQDENFFRVGSGANQGSGLNHVATGFSTTLQVDRLMPTSGLQLPLRFSVQQASDVPKFRTGSDVILSGSRSDLETRQQNQQSVDLSYHRSGSRKGLARFTIDALSGGMGFTRRNSVNPTSKDSSWAFNASTGYDLPVGGGGFSLGSKLKVNLLPDVVGFSTAWQSTRDVSYGRSLEDQTDSTGAPVDSTFLRSDVKVRQLTLGSTSSWTPLSSIRFRYSITSIRNMLLHDVGPFGVNKGTEIDQRRGMELNYTPRWLAILSPNMSLSGRYHESSRPELRILSDDPAGLKSIDNGGTARVTAILPIGRFGQKMSSKPGTKGGAYALSPLRLIFSRLQDIQGTFSFERGSVITRVAGDAGFPFETGFTGALSPRLAALNNSVFSSNRAYTTGANTTIRPTSNITVDARADHRLTFTDGNLGGARRQLQLTLPDLKARWLDLNRLLGLSGSINSMSLNSGYNLRREEIGPQDGPLDQRVNTTTWQPLIGWDLAWRNGLRANISTAVVQATSLDQRSFGIVGERQSVNTDIRFTKIFPASRGIRFPWSKKAMKLPNDLNLNLTVSLASDRKITKQPQFPDLVELDTQRLSVTSGTTYNFTQSISGGFNLGYRNNRDLKTQITSRGITIAFNGQFRF; encoded by the coding sequence ATGCGCCAACGCCTGAGGCTTTGCCTCCTCATCCTGCTTTGCCTCGGCTCCCAAATCTGGGGCGCCGCGGAGGCCGCGCCAATGCGCTTCCGCGCCATGCCGGATCCCACCGCACAGCTGACCTCCATTCCGTCGGATGACGCGTCAAGCAGCCTGCCTCCGGGCTGGGGGTTCCACCCCATCAGTCCCACCGGTATGTACCCCACCGGGCAGGGCGACATCGACGTTTCGATCAACCCGGTAACCGGGAAGATTCTCGAGAGCTACCGCGAGGGCGACGTCGAGGTTCGCGAGCCGCTCGTCATCACTTCCGAGGAGTACAACCAGATCCTCTCCGGGCGGACCGTGCGCCGGCTCTGGAACGACAAGACCCGCCAGACCCGCTCCGTGGCGCGCGGGCAAGGGCGCGGCGGCAGCCTCTTCCGGGTCGAGCTCCCGGTCCAATTCCCCAAGCTGATCCGCTCGATTGTCGGCGACGGGGCCCCCAACATCGAAGTGTCGGGCAGCGAGTCGATCACCTTGAGCGGGACGAGCGACTGGGTCCCGGGCCACGCCGTCCAGACCGAGCGCAAGAAGCAGAGCGGGTTTCCGAGCCTCGAGATGAAGCAGGAGCTGAACGTGAACCTGACCGGCTCCATCGGGGACAAGATCAAGGTCGACGGCGACCAATCGAGCAACGTCCAGACCTCGGTCGACAACAAGGTGAAGCTCCGCTACGAGGGCGACGAGAACGACATGGTCCGGTCGGTCGAGCTGGGCAACACGAACCTCTCGGTCGAGGGGGCGTCGTTTCGCCAGGAGGGTCTGTTCGGCGTCAAGACGGTGATGAAGATGGGCAACGTGGACCTGACGACGATCGCGAGCAAGCAGCAAGGGAAAACCGAGACGGCGCGATTCACGCCGTCCGGTGACAGCAAGAAAGTGCAGATCCGGGACCTCGATTATATCCACCGGACCTACTTCCTGATCGCCGACAAGCCGGTCAAGATCGCCCCCGGGAGCATCAGGCTCTACAAGGACGATTACGTCAACACGCCGGGCGAGCCCGAGGGGCTCGCGCGCCTGGACCCCACGGCGACCCCCGACAGCGCCTCGAATCCCGAGATCCCCGGACACTTCACGCTGCTCTCGCCGGATGACGCTTATACCGTCGAGTACCCATGGGTCCTCCCAAGCGGCGCGCGGGTTGGGTTCGCGATTCCGGTGATTCATCTGAAATTCCAGCTCGGCTTGACCGAGGTGCTCGCGGTGGCGTACTCGGACGAGTCGAGCGGGACACCGGTCTCGGTCGGCACGACCACCACGGCGGAGTACAGCTCCGAGGACCTGGCGCACAGAAAAGGCCCCAACCAGCTCCTGCTCAAGATGCTGAAGCCGCGATTCGACGATCTCCAGGACGACTCCACCGGTTACGTCGCCAAGACCCCGTGGTATCCCGCGCTCCGCTACGAGCTACGGAACTATTACGACCTGGGCGGACGGGACATCTCGCTCTCGACCATGAACCTGACGATCCGCCGGCTCCAGTCGGGCCTGGCGACCGATCCCGAAACGGCGACCGACCCGCGTACCCAAGCGGATGTGAAGCTGATCGAGGTCCTCGGGCTCGACCAGCGGGGCAAGGCCGGATCCTCGAATCCGGACCTGCCGGACGGCCGGGTCGACGACCAGTTCATCGACCCTGCCAACGGGATCATCTTCTTCCCCGACCTTCACCCGTTCGCGCCGGATTCGTCCCCTCCGGATTCGACGGTCCCGTGCGGGTCCGGCTATGGGGGATTCAACTGCCTCGACAACTTCAACCGGAACTTCCTCGCCGGGGCAACGGCGAATCGGAAGGTCTACTACACGAAGAATCCCGATGCGTTCCAGGACACGCGCTACTACATCGAGGCCGAATACAAGAGCAGCCAGCAGGGCTTCTTCCTGGGGCGCTTCGACATTCTCGAGAACTCCGAGCAGGTGAAGGTCGACGGAATCCCCAAGGTCCGGGGCACGGACTACAGCATCGATTACCAGACCGGGCAGCTCACTTTCATCTCTCCTCCCAAGCCCGACCAGACGATTACCGTCGACTTCTCCTTCTCCCCGGGGTTCGGCACGACGCAGCTCACGCTTCTCGGCGCTTCGGCCTCGTACGTCCCGGGGCCGAACCTTAGCGTCACCTCGAGCGTCCTCTTCGACAGCCGCGGCGCTCAGGAGAAGAATCCCAAGCTGGGGGAAGAGCCGGCGAAGTCGATCATCGGTGACCTCTCCTCGGTCGTCACCTTCAAGCCCGTCTGGATGACCGCGCTGGCCAACGCCATCCCGGGCGTCCGGACCACGACCCCATCGACGCTCAACATCCAGGGACACGCGGCCATGAGCGTTCCCAACCCGAACACGGCGGGCGAGGCCTACGTCGACGACATGGAGGGGAACCGCGAGTCGAACACGGCCTCCATCTCCCGCACGCAGTGGTTCTGGTCGAGCACGCCGCTCGACGCGACCGGGCAGCCCCTGTTCGCGAACGACGTCTCCCAGCACGCGCGGATCGCCTGGTATAACCCCCCGAGCACGCTCACGGACAACAATCCGAGCAAGATCAAGGAGCGCGACTTGAAGCCGGTCCTCAAGAACGAGGAAGGGGGAGACGCCATCCACCACGTGCTCGAGATGACGGTCACGCCGCCCACGAATCAGACCGGCGTCACCTCCACGAACTGGACCGGCATCACCCAGTCGCTGGGCGCCGTGGGGCAGGACTTCTCGAAGCTCCGATACGTCGAGATCTGGATCAACGATTTCACGCCCGTCCACGACACGACCCAGGCCAAGCTCCACATCGACTTCGGCCGGGTGAGCGAGGACGCTTTCTGGGAGCCCAACAAGGGGCCGGACGGGGTGATCGAGACGGAGGACAAGAACGGGGATGGAAAGCTCGACCGATCCCCGACGGACGAGGACACCGGGATCGACGGCGTGCCCGACGAATTGGAAACGGGCCCGAACGGAACGGACCATTGGGACCCGGTCACGAATAAGGACCCCAACGGGGACGACTACGCCTACAGCCTCGATCGCCCGGACGACTACAGCCGGATCAACTACACCGAGAAGAGCAGCGTGAACGACCCAAATGGCCGCCCGGACACCGAGGACCTGAACCACGACGGGTTCGGGGACTTCGGGAACGACTACTTCGAGGCGACGCTCGACCTCGCCGATACCGCGTACGTGGCGATCGATGTGCCCAAGGACTACGCGAACGACCCCAAGGTCATCGGGACGATCAAGCCGTACAACGGATGGCGTCTCTTCCGGATTCCCCTGTCGGCCGTGGCATTCAACCGGGTCGGCTCGCCGAGCTGGGGAAGCATTCAGCACCTTCGGCTTTGGGTCGACGGCCTGCGAGCCACTCCCTTCAAGCTGCAGGTGGGCGGGATCGAGCTGGTGGGGAATCGATGGCTCGTCCAGGCGATCTCCCCCGATGCGGCATCGCGCGGCGTCGAGCTGGGGGTCGGGGTGAGGAACAACAAGGACGACGCCGACCTCTACCAATCTCCCTACCAGGTCGGGAACGCGGTCGGCGGGACCGCCCAGAGGCGGGAGCAGTCGATGGCGCTCCGCTACGCGGGCCTCGCGGCCGGCGACACGGTGCTGGCGTTCAAGACCTCGAGCCAGGACCGGAGTGGGCTGGGCTGGACGCAGTACAGCCAGATTCGTTTCTGGGTGCACGGGGAGACGGGCGTGGAAGCTCAGAATCTCCGGGCCGTGGCCCGCTTCGGCGCGGATACGGTGAATTACTACGAGTACTCGGTGCCGGTGCACAGCGGGTGGCAGAACGTGATCATCCCGATGGAGCGCCTCTCGGGGCTGAAGGAAGCCGGCCGGGCGCAGGTCAAGGTTGACTCCCTCACCGCGGCCTCGACCGGCGAGTTCTACACGGTCGTCGGCAACCCGAGCTTCACTCGGATCTACCGCACCAGCTTCGGCGTGGACAGGCACGGCGGAACGGGAACCGAGCAGGGGGAGGTCTGGGTCAACGACCTGCGGCTCTCGGGCGTTCATCGCGACCGGGGGACCAGGGGCGACGTGACGGTCCAGGCGAATTTCGCCGACGTCCTCGCCATGAACATCACGCACGAGAGCCAGGATGAGAATTTCTTCCGGGTCGGCTCGGGCGCCAATCAGGGCTCCGGCTTGAATCATGTGGCCACCGGGTTCTCGACGACCCTCCAGGTGGACCGCCTCATGCCCACGTCGGGGCTCCAGCTGCCGCTGCGTTTCTCGGTCCAGCAGGCGAGCGACGTGCCCAAGTTCCGAACAGGCTCCGACGTCATTCTGAGCGGGTCCCGGTCGGACCTCGAGACGCGGCAACAGAACCAGCAGTCGGTCGATCTTTCCTATCACCGCTCGGGATCCCGAAAGGGCCTCGCGCGGTTCACGATCGACGCCTTGAGCGGCGGGATGGGATTCACGCGCCGGAACAGCGTCAACCCGACCTCGAAGGATTCCTCATGGGCCTTCAACGCGTCCACGGGCTACGACCTTCCGGTCGGCGGCGGCGGCTTCAGCCTGGGGTCGAAGCTGAAGGTGAACCTTCTGCCGGACGTGGTCGGATTCTCCACGGCGTGGCAATCGACCCGGGACGTCTCCTACGGGCGCTCGCTCGAAGATCAGACCGACTCGACGGGCGCGCCGGTGGACTCCACGTTCCTTCGCTCGGACGTCAAGGTGAGGCAGCTCACCCTGGGCAGCACCTCCTCGTGGACGCCGCTCAGCTCGATCCGATTCCGATACAGCATCACCTCGATCCGCAACATGCTCCTCCACGACGTGGGCCCCTTCGGCGTCAACAAAGGCACCGAGATCGATCAGAGGCGCGGCATGGAGCTCAATTACACGCCGCGGTGGCTCGCGATCCTTTCGCCCAACATGAGCCTGAGCGGCCGCTATCACGAGTCGTCCCGGCCCGAGCTTCGGATTCTCTCGGACGACCCCGCCGGCCTGAAGAGCATCGACAACGGAGGGACGGCGCGGGTCACCGCGATCCTGCCGATCGGACGATTCGGGCAGAAGATGAGCTCGAAGCCCGGTACCAAGGGCGGTGCCTACGCGTTGAGCCCGCTTCGATTGATCTTCTCCCGGCTCCAGGACATTCAGGGCACGTTCAGCTTCGAGCGCGGGAGCGTGATCACGCGCGTGGCCGGGGATGCCGGGTTCCCGTTCGAGACCGGATTCACCGGGGCCCTGTCTCCCCGCCTCGCGGCGCTCAACAACTCGGTCTTCTCCTCGAATCGGGCGTACACCACCGGGGCGAACACCACGATCCGTCCCACGTCGAACATCACGGTCGACGCGCGCGCCGATCACCGCCTCACCTTCACGGACGGAAACCTGGGCGGCGCGCGGCGCCAGCTCCAGCTCACGCTCCCCGATCTGAAGGCGCGATGGCTCGATCTGAACCGCCTCCTCGGCCTCTCGGGCTCGATCAACTCGATGTCGCTCAATTCCGGATACAACCTCCGGAGGGAGGAGATCGGCCCCCAGGACGGACCCCTGGATCAACGGGTCAACACGACGACCTGGCAGCCCCTCATCGGCTGGGATCTGGCCTGGCGGAACGGCCTCCGCGCCAACATCAGCACGGCGGTGGTGCAGGCCACGAGCCTGGATCAGCGGAGCTTCGGGATCGTAGGGGAGCGCCAGTCGGTGAATACCGACATCCGGTTCACCAAGATCTTCCCCGCCTCACGCGGCATCAGGTTCCCATGGAGCAAGAAGGCGATGAAGCTTCCGAACGATTTGAACCTGAACCTGACCGTCTCATTGGCCTCGGACCGGAAGATCACGAAGCAGCCCCAGTTCCCGGACCTCGTGGAGCTGGACACCCAGCGGCTCAGCGTGACGAGCGGGACCACGTACAATTTCACCCAATCGATCTCCGGCGGGTTTAATCTGGGCTATCGCAACAACAGGGACTTGAAGACCCAGATCACTTCCCGCGGGATCACGATTGCGTTCAACGGCCAGTTCCGCTTCTGA